The proteins below are encoded in one region of Acanthochromis polyacanthus isolate Apoly-LR-REF ecotype Palm Island chromosome 4, KAUST_Apoly_ChrSc, whole genome shotgun sequence:
- the znf644b gene encoding zinc finger protein 644, producing MSVLKPNALEDKDVESVSDSRGRTQEPLQSHTFSLKNNAAGLSSDEHENPLNGTQPNPFVYSSVPAVPHAGNSLPSGALVNGPGSHPTSEVHCVLNKGTVLSNSVLDAVWQAEKDTSPEVLPPPSELQSDAWKNTAGPIVKTLATQPGVNTPLSHSEENESKLAYSTLSGDSAEQMHISQSLTKQTIKTRSPRDVEWSGTSSDDYDNTEVIRWDSARECFLHNDRRLETTVMHRRDGKHNTHTNSTSGCLEKVNNSHRRFCSGNDVENVDTGNKDESLDTQSGIKYSVMPFKDLSRNIALDSEHHSTAQEGYNEENDPEDENSVSPKVEQLKAEQLEHDPLFFSCTICNVNFKEKRHFHRHMMYHLGKHNQVNSENVSRPFICRECGRLFCDSNSLMRHIIIHQDRLEELMEEIKGLKSTELPDRATAVQRPQCIFGCNCPKIFVQHAKTHDNLTHYYVCEECNYITLTQQALEAHLHVAHLNEHQPQCRKMTHTNDAEGEDHVQVQCKMGFFATGDKVRLERHSEPKQEPSQCGDSKNSADQSKRTIFKPNLFEEKACFTCSSSKKDDIYIQSSDKTIQFSRSAGHTNTTLLPSLWKIDKHGKLLPQPAEKLDVASDLTCAEEDAKNNDSEVFGNTEQENCPAAADFLARKLKLDQMFCQGSKKHPGSGSLQVQANQNSPSKRKMSTPLHNTTENMNGNILPRLSQRLKKQCADRELDKGCEGSDTFRDDTSEATGGFLESRKNETNPYARRYFRRRQSFSAKHQSLHTLEDEEDEDDGAEDCSDIEQLIIKEEYIETTVCDDPPQPPAASPGDSCGIFPTPGVEHKTCPYCPAMFESGVGLSNHVRGHLHRVGLSYNARHMVSPEQVALRDCQPRVRRRISTGIRKMRKAVKPETRGEHTCPLCWGWFDTKTGLSNHVRGHLKRIGGSVTSSSKSPLCILKDLLKDKKEHRNILQVLNKSRLPSQPSASQKFISSNDFFLTAIPVKVQCGTRSPYPVLNSFVPKQEPNTFSDREELQIEAQRDSKASSSTLVQLLRAKQESKELAVRNNQDTYATKTICDMTKDYKEETKMTSVESNWTHEDSKKICVECNTFPTAAQLPGHLGAYAHRKRIAIIDDPGYDYKQKKPTPRPGLKRKISPSLNAEIYTLTCRFCDLVFQGPLSIQEDWIKHLQRHLLHTSVPHSGTGMVEVLGLHHKIQISMSPEHPEPE from the exons ATGTCTGTTCTGAAGCCAAATGCACTAGAGGACAAAGACGTGGAATCTGTGTCTGACAGCCGAGGTCGTACTCAGGAGCCATTACAGAGTCACACATTCTCCCTGAAGAACAATGCTGCAGGTCTGTCCTCAGATGAACACGAAAACCCTTTAAATGGAACCCAGCCGAATCCATTTGTATACAGCAGTGTCCCTGCTGTTCCCCATGCAGGCAATTCATTGCCTTCAGGAGCACTTGTTAATGGACCTGGTTCACACCCCACCTCAGAGGTACACTGTGTCCTGAACAAAGGCACTGTTTTATCCAACAGTGTCCTGGATGCCGTGTGGCAAGCGGAGAAGGACACGAGCCCCGAGGTGTTACCACCACCTAGTGAGCTTCAATCAGACGCTTGGAAGAACACAGCAGGGCCCATCGTAAAAACACTGGCCACACAGCCAGGTGTCAACACGCCACTGTCTCACTCGGAGGAGAATGAGTCTAAACTGGCCTATTCCACACTGTCAGGTGACAGTGCAGAGCAAATGCACATTAGCCAATCTTtgacaaaacagacaataaaaacaagatctCCACGGGACGTGGAATGGTCAGGAACCTCGTCGGATGATTATGATAATACTGAAGTAATCAGATGGGATTCAGCAAGAGAGTGCTTTTTGCACAATGACAGAAGGCTGGAGACCACAGTGATGCACCGAAGAGACGGGAAGCACAATACGCACACAAATAGCACGTCAGGCTGTCTGGAAAAGGTTAACAACAGCCACAGACGTTTCTGCAGTGGTAatgatgttgaaaatgttgacaCTGGAAACAAAGATGAATCTTTGGATACACAATCTGGTATTAAATATTCAGTTATGCCATTCAAAGACCTTTCTAGGAACATAGCTTTAGACTCCGAGCACCATAGCACAGCACAGGAAGGCTATAATGAGGAAAATGACCCTGAAGATGAAAACAGTGTTAGTCCAAAAGTGGAACAGTTGAAGGCAGAGCAACTTGAACACGAtccacttttcttttcatgCACAATATGCAATGTTAATTTCaaggaaaaaagacatttccatAGACATATGATGTATCATTTAGGCAAGCATAATCAGGTGAACAGTGAGAATGTTTCACGGCCCTTTATATGCAGGGAGTGTGGGCGTTTGTTCTGTGATAGCAACTCCCTCATGAGGCACATCATTATTCACCAAGACAGGCTGGAAGAACTTATGGAGGAAATCAAAGGTCTCAAAAGCACAGAATTACCAGACAGGGCCACCGCAGTGCAGCGCCCTCAGTGCATATTTGGTTGTAACTGCCCAAAAATCTTCGTCCAGCACGCTAAAACACATGATAATCTGACGCACTACTACGTCTGTGAGGAGTGTAACTACATCACACTGACACAGCAGGCACTTGAAGCGCACTTACATGTCGCACACCTCAACGAACACCAGCCCCAGTGTAGAAAAATGACTCATACTAATGATGCAGAGGGAGAGGACCACGTTCAGGTGCAGTGCAAAATGGGTTTTTTCGCTACCGGAGACAAAGTACGATTGGAGAGGCATTCTGAGCCAAAGCAGGAGCCGTCACAGTGTGGTGATTCTAAAAACTCTGCTGACCAGTCCAAACGTACAATCTTTAAACCAAATCTGTTTGAAGAAAAAGCTTGCTTCACCTGCAGTTCCAGTAAAAAAGATGACATTTACATTCAATCCAGTGACAAAACCATTCAGTTTAGTCGCAGTGCCGGCCACACCAACACCACACTCTTACCATCTTTGTGGAAGATCGATAAGCATGGAAAATTACTCCCGCAGCCAGCAGAAAAATTGGATGTGGCAAGTGATCTCACCTGTGCAGAAGAGGATGCTAAAAACAATGACAGCGAGGTTTTTGGCAACACAGAGCAGGAAAActgtcctgcagctgctgatttTTTAGCCAGGAAGCTTAAATTAGACCAGATGTTCTGTCAGGGAAGCAAAAAGCACCCAGGAAGCGGGAGTTTGCAAGTGCAAGCAAACCAAAATTCTCCATCAAAGCGAAAAATGTCAACACCTTTGCATAACACCACAGAAAATATGAATGGTAATATATTGCCTAGGCTTAGCCAGAGGCTTAAGAAACAGTGTGCGGATAGGGAGTTAGATAAAGGCTGTGAGGGCAGCGATACCTTCAGAGATGACACCAGCGAAGCTACAGGCGGCTTCTTGGAAAGCAGGAAGAATGAAACGAACCCGTATGCTCGGAGGTACTTCAGAAGGAGGCAGAGCTTTTCAGCCAAACACCAAAGCCTCCACACactggaggatgaggaggatgaggatgatggaGCTGAGGACTGCAGCGACATAGAGCAGCTCATAATCAAGGAGGAGTACATCGAAACAACAGTGTGTGATGATCCTCCACAGCCGCCTGCTGCATCTCCAGGTGACAGCTGTGGTATTTTCCCCACACCAGGGGTAGAACACAAGACCTGTCCTTACTGCCCTGCCATGTTTGAGTCTGGAGTGGGTCTGTCCAATCACGTGCGAGGACACCTTCACCGAGTCGGCCTGAGCTATAACGCTCGGCACATGGTTTCACCAGAGCAAGTGGCGCTGAGGGACTGTCAGCCACGAGTCCGCAGAAGGATATCTACTGGCATaaggaaaatgagaaaag CCGTTAAGCCAGAAACCCGTGGAGAGCACACTTGTCCCCTGTGCTGGGGCTGGTTTGATACGAAGACTGGCCTCTCCAACCATGTGAGGGGACACCTGAAACGAATAGGTGGAAGTGTTACGAGCAGCAGTAAGTCCCCGCTGTGCATCCTAAAGGACCTGCTAAAGGACAAAAAGGAACATCGGAACATCCTCCAGGTCCTCAACAAGAGCCGGCTCCCCTCACAACCTTCAGCTTCTCAGAAGTTCATCAGCAGCAATGACTTTTTCCTGACAGCCATCCCAGTAAAAGTCCAGTGTGGAACAAGGAGTCCATATCCTGTATTGAACAGCTTTGTACCAAAGCAGGAGCCAAACACCTTCTCAGATAGGGAGGAGCTACAGATAGAAGCACAAAGAGACTCTAAGGCCTCCTCAAGCACTTTAGTCCAACTGCTCAGAGCAAAACAGGAAAGTAAGGAGCTGGCAGTGAGAAACAACCAGGACACCTATGCAACCAAGACGATTTGTGATATGACCAAAGATTACAAGGAGGAGACAAAGATGACCAGTGTGGAGTCAAACTGGACTCATG AGGATTCAAAGAAGATTTGTGTTGAGTGTAACACCTTCCCCACTGCTGCCCAGCTTCCTGGTCATCTTGGAGCATATGCACACAGGAAGAGGATAGCCATTATTGACGATCCAG gcTATGATTATAAGCAGAAGAAACCAACACCAAGGCCTGGACTGAAAAGGAAGATTTCACCCTCCTTGAACGCTGAGATATACACACTCACCTGCAG attttgtGACCTCGTCTTCCAGGGTCCTTTGTCCATCCAGGAGGACTGGATCAAGCATCTACAGCGACACCTTCTGCACACCAGCGTTCCCCACTCAGGGACAGGGATGGTCGAGGTTTTGGGTCTTCATCACAAAATTCAAATCAGCATGTCTCCTGAGCATCCAGAACCTGAGTAG